One genomic window of Trichomycterus rosablanca isolate fTriRos1 chromosome 1, fTriRos1.hap1, whole genome shotgun sequence includes the following:
- the adm2a gene encoding protein ADM2a gives MTITPEKRLDFMTKLHELRTQSPASPDADSSNGLTTDSAVSLDKTTLWRALLLRNPTSSFEKPPSTLDVSPSTSSADGEFVENPRSPRRRRSAHTRNHHHNKHGQLMRVGCILGTCQVQNLSHRLYQLVGQTGREDSSPMNPNSPHSYG, from the exons ATGACTATTACACCTGAGAAAAG GTTGGACTTCATGACAAAGCTGCATGAGCTGAGAACCCAAAGTCCTGCCTCCCCAGACGCTGACTCCTCGAATGGTCTTACCACTGACTCAGCTGTATCTCTGGACAAAACGACTTTGTGGAGAGCCTTACTTCTGCGAAACCCAACTTCGTCATTTGAGAAGCCACCAAGCACTCTTGACGTTTCCCCCTCCACTTCGTCCGCAGATGGGGAATTCGTCGAAAACCCAAGAAGCCCTCGCCGCCGTCGCAGTGCCCATACACGGAATCATCACCACAATAAACACGGCCAGCTGATGCGTGTCGGGTGCATACTGGGTACGTGCCAAGTGCAGAACCTCAGCCATCGACTTTACCAGCTGGTTGGCCAGACCGGAAGGGAAGACTCCTCCCCTATGAATCCGAACAGTCCTCACAGTTACGGATGA